One stretch of Niallia sp. XMNu-256 DNA includes these proteins:
- a CDS encoding Ger(x)C family spore germination protein produces the protein MGRKKRLLILLFICIMILFGCARTRIIDKMSIAHVFGFDQGGNGEIIGTALFPEYTKSKDSDEIQSLEEHALNPSLLISKMSTHTSTPVEIAKIRVILLGNSYAKAGIRDVVERLIVTPRLGTHIQIAAATDSARKALNIFKKEKSLTLYERIQQNIERQNLPRMNLHIFLNHFYGEGMDAYVPMISIDKNDRLTVEGVGVFKDDKLKLHLNQDQTVLFSFIKDSRTQATYKMELDGSHNRGEMIIVQAFQSKQNWDWDQKEEELHCRINLQMSLNQLPNRYNVEKKGEIAKIEKLVEMRIEKGLEELLNTLQRNEVDPIGIGNILRSKDKTWDKESFYKQYPDLPIHVDVNIKITHSGLEG, from the coding sequence ATGGGAAGAAAGAAACGACTCTTAATCTTACTGTTCATTTGTATCATGATTCTTTTCGGCTGCGCAAGAACGAGAATTATTGACAAAATGAGTATTGCTCACGTATTTGGTTTTGACCAAGGAGGTAATGGGGAAATAATCGGAACGGCATTATTTCCTGAATATACGAAGAGCAAGGACAGTGATGAAATTCAATCTTTAGAAGAACATGCCTTAAATCCTTCTTTACTAATATCAAAAATGTCGACACATACGAGCACCCCCGTTGAAATCGCAAAAATAAGGGTTATCTTACTTGGTAATAGTTACGCTAAAGCAGGGATTCGGGATGTGGTTGAACGGCTCATTGTGACTCCACGGCTCGGTACTCATATACAAATTGCAGCAGCTACAGATTCTGCTCGGAAAGCACTGAATATTTTTAAAAAGGAGAAATCCCTCACCTTGTATGAGCGGATTCAACAAAATATAGAACGTCAGAATTTGCCTAGAATGAACCTTCACATATTTTTAAATCACTTTTATGGAGAAGGAATGGATGCTTATGTTCCAATGATTTCCATAGATAAAAACGACCGGCTCACAGTTGAAGGGGTTGGTGTATTTAAAGATGACAAATTGAAGCTTCATTTAAATCAAGACCAAACGGTTTTATTTTCATTTATTAAGGATTCACGTACACAAGCAACCTATAAAATGGAGCTTGATGGCTCTCACAATCGAGGTGAAATGATTATTGTACAGGCCTTTCAAAGTAAGCAAAATTGGGATTGGGATCAGAAAGAGGAAGAGTTACATTGTCGTATAAATTTACAAATGAGCTTAAATCAATTACCAAATCGATACAACGTTGAAAAAAAGGGTGAAATTGCAAAGATAGAAAAATTAGTTGAAATGAGGATAGAAAAAGGGTTGGAGGAATTATTGAACACTTTACAAAGAAATGAAGTAGATCCGATCGGAATTGGAAATATATTACGATCAAAGGATAAGACATGGGACAAGGAATCCTTTTATAAGCAATATCCTGACTTGCCAATCCATGTAGATGTAAATATAAAAATTACACACTCTGGCCTTGAAGGCTAA
- a CDS encoding spore germination protein, whose amino-acid sequence MFRKRRVRPQAQKSYETEENTFTEVINKAKRSSDFSTISLTVNNEQIIISYYKTLIDSDILQKSVLPFLKDKGSEIKEVSDIRNMIPIDDIKIIKDPIEVGKALHDGTAVVYFKNNKKEYALVNISYPRLGQREVNDTQNEFSVIGPKVGFIEDISTNLHLIREHLSTSDLIIEEMSIGTRSEKKVAIIYIEGVTNPEYVTTAKQRLRALDIDVSYDNTQLEQMISDNSTSPFPTYITTERVDRTIGALTQGQIVLISDKSSYAVIGPATLMEFFSNPEDFYLPSIIASFFKLIRIFGMLFSIFSTAFYVAILTFHYEVVSKELLGPIIYSRANVPFPPVAEVLFLEITIDLLREAGARLPSKIGQTLGIVGAIVIGQATVEAALTSNILLIIVALAALSSFTTPNYKMSNAVRLLRYPFILLAAIWGGLGIYVGLLLLVGHLARLQSLGVPYLLPIFPYRKGGIASSFVRPSFLKYDNRPRFFRPLSLKKYSPASNKDPKDGLNTE is encoded by the coding sequence ATGTTTAGAAAGAGAAGAGTTAGACCACAAGCCCAAAAAAGCTATGAAACAGAAGAGAATACGTTTACTGAAGTAATTAATAAAGCCAAGAGATCAAGCGATTTTTCAACAATTTCACTTACAGTCAATAATGAACAAATCATCATCAGTTATTATAAAACATTAATTGATTCAGACATTCTTCAAAAATCAGTATTACCCTTTTTAAAAGATAAGGGATCCGAAATAAAAGAAGTTTCCGATATAAGGAATATGATTCCAATCGATGATATTAAAATCATTAAAGATCCAATTGAAGTAGGTAAAGCACTGCACGACGGAACTGCTGTTGTCTATTTTAAAAACAATAAAAAGGAATATGCCCTCGTCAATATCAGTTATCCTCGACTGGGACAACGTGAAGTAAATGATACTCAAAATGAATTTAGCGTGATTGGACCAAAAGTTGGTTTTATTGAGGATATCTCCACGAATCTTCATTTAATTAGAGAGCATTTGAGCACGAGCGATCTAATTATTGAAGAGATGAGTATCGGTACAAGATCGGAGAAAAAAGTAGCGATTATATACATAGAGGGTGTTACCAATCCGGAATATGTAACCACAGCAAAACAACGTCTACGGGCATTAGATATCGATGTTTCCTATGACAATACACAGCTTGAACAAATGATTTCGGATAACAGCACATCTCCTTTCCCTACATATATAACAACTGAGCGGGTTGATAGAACAATAGGAGCACTTACACAGGGTCAGATTGTTCTTATTAGTGATAAATCTTCCTACGCTGTCATTGGACCGGCTACATTGATGGAATTTTTTTCTAATCCAGAGGATTTTTATCTTCCATCCATCATTGCATCCTTTTTTAAATTGATCCGAATTTTTGGGATGTTGTTTTCGATTTTTTCAACTGCCTTTTATGTCGCAATATTAACCTTTCATTATGAAGTAGTATCGAAGGAATTATTAGGTCCGATTATCTACTCACGGGCAAATGTTCCTTTTCCGCCTGTCGCTGAGGTATTATTTTTAGAGATAACCATTGACCTTTTGAGAGAAGCGGGGGCCAGGCTGCCATCAAAAATTGGGCAAACCCTTGGGATCGTTGGAGCGATTGTTATTGGGCAGGCAACCGTTGAGGCGGCCCTCACAAGTAATATTTTGCTCATTATTGTCGCGCTTGCAGCCCTGTCATCCTTTACAACACCGAATTATAAAATGTCTAATGCAGTTCGGTTATTACGGTATCCCTTTATTTTATTGGCCGCCATATGGGGTGGATTAGGGATTTATGTGGGCTTACTCTTGTTAGTCGGACATTTAGCACGACTTCAATCATTGGGAGTTCCGTATCTACTTCCGATTTTTCCTTATCGAAAAGGTGGAATTGCTAGTTCTTTTGTAAGGCCTAGTTTTTTAAAATACGATAACCGTCCTCGGTTTTTTAGGCCTTTAAGTTTAAAAAAATATTCACCAGCTTCAAATAAGGACCCGAAAGATGGTCTTAATACTGAATAA
- a CDS encoding 2OG-Fe(II) oxygenase, whose product MEKITRISTELKDWILDALRSGVNPELLVDALIKKGFDARFSYTLLFQMIRNQTIVTVDREQVPYQPEIPPIGKKGNVISASDREVKVTMRLEKPFMMYLDNFLSIEECDELINLSKSRLTHSQVIDAASGERTIVAGRTSEGTEYALRETPLIHKIERRIQETTNYPIDHGESLQVLHYNKGDEYKAHYDYFPNSKVDATKGGQRVATLLIYLNDVTEGGETVFPKINLQISPKKGSALYFHYGNQKGQTDRLSLHSSVPIIEGEKWVATKWIRQGKIY is encoded by the coding sequence TTGGAAAAGATAACCCGCATTTCAACTGAATTAAAGGATTGGATCTTAGATGCATTACGAAGTGGCGTGAATCCAGAATTACTTGTCGATGCGTTAATTAAAAAGGGATTTGATGCGAGGTTTTCTTACACTCTCTTATTTCAAATGATACGAAATCAAACTATCGTAACAGTAGATAGGGAACAAGTCCCGTATCAACCAGAAATTCCTCCAATTGGTAAAAAAGGAAATGTGATTTCTGCAAGTGATCGAGAGGTAAAGGTGACTATGAGACTAGAAAAGCCATTTATGATGTATTTAGACAATTTTCTTAGCATAGAGGAATGCGATGAACTCATTAACCTTTCGAAAAGTCGTTTAACCCATTCGCAAGTGATTGATGCTGCTTCAGGAGAAAGAACAATCGTAGCAGGAAGGACAAGTGAAGGGACAGAATATGCCTTAAGGGAAACGCCTCTTATTCATAAAATTGAAAGAAGAATACAAGAGACAACGAATTATCCGATTGACCATGGCGAAAGTTTGCAGGTTTTACATTATAATAAGGGCGACGAATATAAAGCTCATTATGACTATTTTCCAAACAGTAAAGTCGATGCTACCAAAGGGGGGCAGCGAGTCGCAACTCTTTTAATCTATTTAAATGATGTAACAGAAGGCGGGGAAACCGTTTTTCCAAAAATAAATTTACAGATTTCACCGAAAAAGGGATCTGCCTTATATTTTCATTATGGAAATCAAAAAGGACAAACAGACCGCCTTTCCTTACATTCAAGCGTACCGATCATAGAAGGTGAGAAATGGGTTGCAACAAAATGGATTCGGCAAGGAAAAATATATTAG
- a CDS encoding anti-sigma regulatory factor, translating to MVIEREDDVHMASTLGKRVSEEYGLNKSDQTKLVVSILELTRNIVFYAGKGELFIKPIPNYGIEIQAIDKGPGIPHLDQVLNNNIRSKTGLGLGLSGVRRLMDEFEINSDENGTKVRAVKWFQGRRYKQWS from the coding sequence ATGGTAATTGAGAGAGAAGACGACGTTCACATGGCTAGTACATTAGGAAAACGGGTGTCGGAAGAATATGGTTTAAATAAAAGCGACCAAACAAAACTCGTTGTCTCCATACTAGAACTTACTCGGAATATTGTATTTTATGCAGGCAAGGGAGAACTCTTTATTAAGCCGATTCCAAACTATGGGATTGAAATTCAAGCGATTGACAAAGGCCCTGGTATTCCTCATTTAGACCAGGTATTGAACAATAACATCCGCTCCAAAACAGGTCTTGGCCTCGGCTTATCCGGTGTCAGGCGGCTAATGGACGAGTTTGAAATTAACAGTGATGAAAATGGTACAAAAGTTAGAGCTGTCAAATGGTTTCAGGGAAGGAGGTATAAGCAATGGTCATGA
- a CDS encoding ATP-binding protein, whose amino-acid sequence MVMTTPNQQLYGLIELEPDGLIIRANPIAKKRLLSDHNDSQNLFQRIKNNELKTKLHECFMGKVSEFTITIDSHPYFFLFHRSYKDDILNRIHIYFFDVLNIQNSIEQNNWNNHLLSSIGEMAAGIAHEVRNPLTAVKGFLQLMDQSYNEEYSHIAQNELERAIHILNDLMSVSKPEFFQEKQTSFHVVSEIESILLLFQNQLYPINLIKHFENENAIVVGRKDQIKKAIFNIIKNAIEAMPDGGTLMIDQTEDVKYVHICISDSGVGIPKDKLRLLGTPFFTLKQDGKGMGLAQVFNAIQSNNGKISVTSEEGSGTAFTLTLPKTIKHVDTLMGGQTMIGTIDSRVELSRFLKENINFYTQEWIKYLEENKPYIASLLKDSGELNYFLEQGNPTLKTLANNMTELKQEEIMDQAKERGINSAKTEFPIHLAWELFQSSRGIAWNAIKTFYIESGIKLETEEFFTLERHVNDIIDLYIDSYTAYYVSYKEELLKSHRETVDELSVPIIPMTDKVCILPIVGTVDTYRAKKIRERTLVRVKELKADQLIIDISGVPYVDTAVVNHLFKIVKGIKLLGCSTILTGISPEIADTMIELGIEIDNEVKTLSDLQQALRSYFQENNQKIF is encoded by the coding sequence ATGGTCATGACAACACCTAATCAGCAGCTATACGGTTTAATCGAATTAGAACCGGATGGGCTTATTATAAGAGCCAATCCGATAGCAAAAAAACGATTACTCTCAGATCATAATGACTCACAAAACCTCTTTCAAAGAATTAAAAACAATGAACTAAAAACAAAGTTACATGAGTGTTTCATGGGAAAAGTAAGTGAATTTACGATTACGATTGATTCACATCCCTATTTTTTTCTATTTCACCGTTCATATAAAGACGATATCTTAAATCGAATTCATATTTATTTTTTTGATGTATTAAATATTCAAAACTCCATTGAACAAAATAACTGGAATAATCATTTATTATCGTCAATTGGTGAAATGGCAGCTGGAATTGCTCATGAAGTTCGAAACCCACTTACAGCGGTAAAGGGATTTCTCCAGTTAATGGACCAATCTTATAATGAAGAGTATTCTCATATTGCACAAAATGAGCTGGAACGAGCAATCCATATTTTAAACGACTTAATGAGTGTTTCTAAACCAGAGTTTTTCCAAGAAAAACAGACAAGCTTTCATGTGGTATCTGAAATTGAGTCAATTCTGCTATTATTTCAAAACCAGCTCTATCCGATCAATCTAATTAAACACTTTGAAAATGAAAATGCAATCGTCGTCGGACGAAAGGATCAAATTAAAAAAGCCATTTTCAATATCATTAAAAATGCAATTGAAGCCATGCCAGATGGCGGAACTTTAATGATCGATCAAACCGAAGACGTTAAATATGTCCATATATGTATCTCAGACTCTGGTGTAGGAATACCCAAGGATAAACTAAGATTACTAGGTACCCCTTTCTTTACACTCAAACAAGATGGAAAAGGAATGGGATTAGCCCAAGTGTTTAATGCCATTCAAAGCAATAATGGAAAAATTAGTGTCACAAGTGAAGAGGGCAGCGGTACTGCCTTTACTCTCACATTGCCAAAAACAATAAAACATGTTGATACATTAATGGGAGGTCAAACGATGATCGGAACGATTGATTCAAGGGTGGAATTATCAAGGTTTTTAAAGGAAAATATTAATTTCTATACACAAGAATGGATTAAATATCTAGAAGAAAATAAACCGTATATTGCTTCTCTATTGAAGGATAGCGGGGAATTAAATTATTTTTTGGAGCAAGGGAATCCAACCTTGAAGACATTAGCCAATAATATGACAGAGTTAAAACAAGAAGAAATTATGGACCAAGCAAAAGAAAGAGGAATTAACAGTGCCAAGACAGAGTTTCCTATTCATTTGGCTTGGGAGCTGTTTCAATCTTCAAGAGGAATTGCTTGGAATGCAATCAAAACGTTTTATATAGAAAGCGGTATCAAGCTTGAAACCGAAGAGTTTTTCACATTAGAACGTCATGTAAATGACATCATTGATTTATATATTGATTCTTACACTGCTTACTATGTGAGCTATAAAGAAGAACTGCTAAAAAGCCACCGGGAAACGGTTGATGAATTATCCGTTCCAATTATTCCAATGACAGATAAAGTATGTATTCTTCCAATTGTAGGTACGGTTGATACGTATCGGGCAAAGAAAATTCGGGAAAGAACATTAGTACGAGTAAAGGAATTAAAAGCAGATCAATTAATTATTGATATTTCTGGAGTACCATACGTTGATACAGCGGTGGTAAATCATTTATTTAAAATCGTTAAAGGAATCAAATTATTAGGCTGCTCGACGATTCTAACGGGTATTAGTCCAGAAATTGCCGACACAATGATCGAGTTGGGGATCGAAATTGATAATGAAGTCAAAACATTATCAGACTTACAACAAGCTCTACGAAGTTATTTTCAAGAAAACAATCAAAAGATATTTTAA
- the spoVK gene encoding stage V sporulation protein K: MEQPMRMKNNGQISIVLNKQKRNPITENLKKPSITPKTIPSEHAALKEIEEELEVLVGMEEMKKLVKEIYAWIYINKKREESGLKSGKQALHMMFKGNPGTGKTTVARLVGKLFHKMNVLSKGHLIEAERADLVGEYIGHTAQKTRDLIKKAIGGILFIDEAYSLGRGGEKDFGKEAIDTLVKHMEDKQHEFILILAGYSREMDHFLTLNPGLESRFPLVIDFPDYTINQLMDIAEIMLKEKEYTLSHEAEKKLRDHLHWVKTALNPTSFSNGRYMRNVIEKSIRTQAMRLLVQNNYDRHELMTIRSNDLTFTQE, translated from the coding sequence TTGGAACAACCGATGCGAATGAAGAACAATGGTCAAATCAGTATTGTTCTAAACAAACAGAAGCGAAATCCGATTACAGAAAATCTCAAAAAGCCTTCTATCACTCCCAAAACCATTCCTTCTGAACATGCCGCTTTAAAAGAGATTGAAGAGGAATTAGAAGTCCTTGTCGGCATGGAGGAAATGAAAAAATTAGTAAAAGAAATATATGCATGGATTTATATTAATAAAAAAAGAGAAGAAAGTGGCCTGAAAAGCGGGAAACAAGCCCTTCATATGATGTTTAAAGGAAATCCGGGAACAGGAAAAACCACTGTTGCCAGACTCGTTGGAAAATTATTTCATAAAATGAATGTACTTTCAAAAGGCCATCTGATTGAGGCAGAACGTGCAGATTTAGTAGGGGAGTACATTGGACACACGGCTCAAAAAACAAGAGACCTGATTAAAAAAGCCATTGGTGGTATTTTGTTTATTGATGAAGCCTATTCCCTTGGCCGCGGGGGAGAAAAAGATTTTGGAAAAGAAGCCATCGATACGTTAGTCAAACATATGGAAGATAAGCAACATGAATTTATTTTAATCTTAGCAGGCTACTCTCGAGAAATGGATCATTTTCTCACCTTGAATCCAGGACTGGAATCAAGATTCCCACTTGTCATTGACTTTCCAGATTATACAATTAATCAACTTATGGACATTGCTGAAATTATGTTAAAAGAAAAAGAATATACATTAAGCCATGAAGCAGAAAAGAAATTAAGGGATCATCTTCACTGGGTGAAAACGGCGTTAAATCCAACAAGTTTTTCTAATGGACGTTATATGCGAAATGTAATTGAAAAGTCCATCCGGACGCAAGCGATGAGGTTGTTAGTGCAAAATAATTATGACCGTCATGAATTAATGACGATTCGAAGCAACGACCTAACTTTTACACAAGAATAA
- the hfq gene encoding RNA chaperone Hfq — MKQSVNIQDQFLNQLRKDGINCTVFLLNGFQIRGQIKGFDNFTVLLESEGKQQLVYKHAISTFSPQRNVTIETEVAQQTK; from the coding sequence ATGAAGCAATCAGTGAATATACAAGATCAATTTTTAAATCAACTTCGTAAAGATGGAATAAATTGTACCGTTTTTTTATTAAACGGATTCCAGATAAGAGGTCAAATTAAGGGGTTTGATAATTTTACTGTATTGTTAGAAAGTGAAGGGAAACAACAGCTTGTCTATAAACATGCGATCTCAACATTCTCTCCACAACGAAATGTTACCATCGAAACAGAAGTAGCCCAACAAACAAAATAA
- the miaA gene encoding tRNA (adenosine(37)-N6)-dimethylallyltransferase MiaA has product MTAEGKLIVLIGPTAVGKTKMSIELAKAFNGEIISGDSMQIYKKLDIGTAKIKTSEMEGIPHHLIDLLDPHESFSVAQFQELVREKISDIVGRGKQPFIVGGTGLYIQSVLYDFQFSEAPSDEAFRQRMEMLANEKGNQYIHEHLINIDPDSANRIHPNNLRRVIRALEVFHCTGKTMTELVRTQSPKMLFDTAVIGLTMEREKLYERINQRVDLMINEGLLHEVESLYRSGLRNCQSIQGIGYKELYQYFDGDVPIQEAVEKLKQNSRRYAKRQLTWFRNKMDVEWFDMTSATSSSNEFTKKNSEISAYIEGKLKIKSNTY; this is encoded by the coding sequence TTGACCGCAGAAGGTAAGCTTATCGTATTAATAGGTCCAACGGCTGTTGGAAAGACAAAGATGAGTATTGAGCTTGCAAAGGCTTTTAATGGAGAGATCATTAGTGGTGACTCCATGCAAATTTATAAGAAATTGGACATTGGAACAGCGAAAATTAAAACGTCGGAAATGGAGGGAATTCCGCATCATCTTATTGATCTATTAGACCCACATGAATCTTTTTCGGTTGCCCAATTTCAAGAGCTAGTTCGGGAAAAAATCAGTGATATAGTTGGCCGGGGCAAGCAACCCTTCATTGTCGGGGGAACAGGACTATACATTCAATCGGTCTTGTATGACTTTCAATTTTCAGAGGCTCCTTCAGATGAAGCATTCCGACAAAGAATGGAAATGCTAGCCAATGAAAAGGGAAATCAATACATCCACGAACATCTAATAAACATTGATCCAGACAGTGCGAATCGGATACATCCGAATAATCTTAGACGGGTCATTCGCGCGCTTGAGGTTTTTCATTGTACAGGCAAAACAATGACAGAGCTTGTCAGAACACAATCCCCGAAGATGTTATTTGATACAGCTGTGATTGGGCTAACAATGGAACGGGAAAAACTTTATGAAAGGATCAATCAAAGAGTGGACCTGATGATAAATGAAGGTCTTCTGCATGAAGTGGAAAGTCTATACCGATCTGGTTTGAGGAATTGTCAGTCTATTCAAGGGATTGGCTATAAAGAGTTATATCAATATTTCGATGGTGATGTGCCAATCCAAGAAGCGGTTGAAAAGTTAAAACAAAACTCCAGGCGCTATGCAAAACGACAACTGACCTGGTTTCGCAACAAAATGGATGTTGAATGGTTTGATATGACATCAGCAACTTCAAGCTCAAATGAATTTACAAAAAAAAATAGTGAAATTTCAGCCTATATTGAAGGAAAGCTTAAAATAAAATCGAATACATATTAG
- the mreBH gene encoding rod-share determining protein MreBH, whose amino-acid sequence MLSSPEIGIDLGTANILAYSKNKGIVLNEPSVVAYNKATKKILAFGNEAKEMIGKTPENVEIIRPLKDGVIADFDTTTEMIRLVFKKTAKELGMSLRKPNVAVCTPFSSTNVDRRAIIDAVKNAGAKKVYTIEEPVAAAIGAGMPVDEPVANVIVDIGGGSTEIAIISFGGVVACHSIKMGGDRFDEDIIQYVKKKYNILIGEPTAEAIKKEIGQALRQHEELTMEVRGRNLVDGLPKTITLSSFEVYEALRESLYQIFEALRATLEDSPPELSGDIVDRGVILTGGCSLLKGLKEWLSEVIDVPVEIAESPLECVAIGSGKSLQYLSKLPTVAT is encoded by the coding sequence ATGTTATCTAGTCCTGAGATTGGTATTGATTTAGGAACTGCTAATATTTTAGCATATAGCAAGAATAAAGGAATTGTCCTCAATGAACCAAGTGTTGTGGCGTATAACAAAGCTACGAAAAAAATTCTTGCTTTTGGAAATGAAGCAAAAGAAATGATTGGCAAAACACCAGAAAACGTTGAAATCATTCGTCCACTTAAAGATGGTGTGATTGCCGACTTTGATACAACAACGGAAATGATCCGCCTTGTATTTAAGAAAACAGCTAAAGAGCTAGGTATGTCACTTCGTAAACCCAATGTAGCCGTTTGTACTCCTTTTTCATCCACCAATGTTGATCGGAGAGCGATTATTGATGCGGTGAAAAATGCAGGAGCGAAAAAAGTTTATACGATTGAAGAACCGGTTGCTGCGGCGATTGGAGCGGGCATGCCTGTTGATGAACCGGTTGCGAATGTAATTGTAGACATTGGTGGAGGGTCAACAGAGATAGCGATTATTTCCTTTGGCGGTGTGGTTGCTTGCCATTCCATTAAAATGGGTGGAGATCGTTTTGATGAAGATATTATTCAATATGTGAAAAAGAAGTATAATATTTTAATAGGTGAACCAACAGCCGAAGCCATCAAGAAGGAAATTGGACAGGCCTTACGACAACACGAGGAATTAACAATGGAGGTTCGTGGTAGAAACTTAGTCGATGGACTTCCTAAAACGATTACGCTTTCCTCTTTTGAAGTTTACGAAGCCTTGAGAGAAAGCCTATATCAAATCTTTGAAGCACTACGAGCTACACTGGAAGATAGTCCGCCAGAGCTTAGCGGAGATATTGTTGATCGTGGAGTCATCCTAACTGGCGGATGCTCTTTACTAAAGGGCTTAAAAGAATGGTTATCAGAGGTCATTGATGTCCCTGTTGAAATTGCCGAAAGTCCGCTTGAATGTGTTGCGATTGGTTCCGGAAAATCATTACAATACTTAAGTAAGCTTCCAACGGTTGCCACTTAA